In Oryza sativa Japonica Group chromosome 3, ASM3414082v1, one DNA window encodes the following:
- the LOC4331694 gene encoding uncharacterized protein, with product MRIHPSPATTAGGSCGGKKDLRRLPHVYSKVLELPFPADTDVAVFEGPDAFHFVVSAAAALAGEVRVRTVRIHPGVVRVVVQAGGGGVHDDGDDDDMELDKWRSRLPEASCPAMAVAGYVNGQLVVTVPKGRGGGEGDNDGGEEAWRCCNGGKISGRLVVVQ from the coding sequence ATGAGGATCCACCCATCACCAGCCACGaccgccggcggcagctgcggcggcaAGAAGGATCTCCGGCGGCTGCCGCACGTCTACAGCAAGGTGCTGGAGCTGCCGTTCCCGGCGGACACCGACGTCGCGGTGTTCGAAGGCCCCGACGCGTTCCACTTCGTcgtgtccgccgccgccgcgctcgccggcgaggtgcgCGTGCGCACCGTCAGGATCCACCCCGGGGTTGTCAGGGTGGTGGTGcaggccggaggaggaggcgtacacgacgacggcgacgacgacgacatggagcTCGACAAGTGGAGGTCCCGGCTGCCGGAGGCGAGCTGCCCGGCGATGGCCGTGGCCGGCTACGTCAACGGCCAGCTCGTCGTCACCGTGCCcaaggggcgcggcggcggcgaaggtgacaacgacggcggagaggaggccTGGAGGTGCTGCAATGGAGGGAAGATTAGTGGCAGGCTGGTGGTTGTACAGTAG